Sequence from the Rutidosis leptorrhynchoides isolate AG116_Rl617_1_P2 chromosome 3, CSIRO_AGI_Rlap_v1, whole genome shotgun sequence genome:
CTACCATGTGTAATGAAGGAAAGGGAAGGGCAGGGTATGCAAGAGTTTTAGTGGATGTGGCAGCTGCTAAAGGATATGTTGAGGAGGTTGATGTACAATACTTGAATAAGATGAATTCAGTTACAATGGTGAAAAAAGTGAATGTGGAGTATAGTTGGAAGCCTAAGATGTGCACACATTGTGTTGTATTTGGGCACAATCATGCAGAATGCACTATTAGGCCTAGAACTACAGAGGAATTGGAAGTGGAAGCTAAAAATAAGAAAACAATTGTTGATGAAGAAGGCTATGTTGAGGTAAAGAGTAAGaaaaagaatgataagcaagttaaTAAGGAAGGAAAACAGAATGAGGATTCTAAAGCAGGAAGCTCAAAGTCTCTTATCAAACAGTGGAAATTAAAGGAACAAGTAGCTAAGGAGTATAAAAAGAGTGCTAATAAGTTTGCTATTTTGGTTGATAATGAGGAGGAGGAGGATCCTTTAGGTGACCCCAGATTGGTAGTGGATAAGTATTTGAAGCAAGGAGTTAAGCCAGCAGAGAATGTTCTTAAGAAATGGAATTATGATATGGTAAAGTATTTTCAGATTCAATGGGATATTTTACAAAGAAAGAGAGCTAATCACAAACATGGCAGTGATGTTGATTAAGAAGATGTGTATGCTGATGATAATGTTTGTCAGTTAAGTGAGAATGAATTGGGTCCTGGAGACCCAAAGGTATTATGTTAATGTTCTGTCCTTCTAATTAAGTTTCATTATGGAGTTTAAAGTAGCTGGATGGAACATAAGAGGGATGTGTACAGAGAATAAGCAGGATGAATTAAGGAAGTTTATTAAGGAGGAAAAGTTGAGTATTTGTGCTTTGCTTGAGACTCATCTCAAAGAAAAGAGTATTGATAGAGCTTGTAAGTTTGTCTTTGGGAATTGGGAATGCATATCAAATATTAGGTATAGCCCTAATAGTTGCAGAATAATTCTAGGATGGGATAGTACTAAGGTTCAAGTGATGCCTTTATATATGGATAAGTAAATTATTTTTTGCTTATTTGATTGGAGGGAGTTAAAGAAGAAATTTTATGCTAGTATAGTTTATGCTAGCAATAATGGGAGGGAAAGGAGAAAATTGTGGAAAGCATTAGAAGCACAAAGCATCATTACAAATAGTGCACCATGGGTTCTTTTTGGAGATTTTAATGTAACAAGGAAGCTAGAAGAACATACTGCTGGTGGGTCATTCATTACAGAGGAAATGCATGAATTTAATGAATGTGTTGAGAAATTAGAAGTGGATGATTTAGGGTGTACTGGGTTCCATTATACCTGGACTAAATCTCTTAGGAACCCTAATTGTGGCATTTTGAAGAAATTGGATAGGATTTTGATAAATGAAGAATTCATTAATTGTTTTCCTCAGGTTTATGGTAGGTTTTTGCCTTATCTAATATCAGACCATAGTCCTATGATTTTGGGAGTGTCTACAGAGATACACAGAAGTAAAAAATCTTTCAGGTTTATGAACTATGTTGCATATAAAGAAGGGTTTCTTGAAACTGTGAGCTCAGAATGGGACAAGGGGTATGAAGGATATGCTATGTTTATTGTTGTTAAGAAATTAAAAAATCTTAAAAGAGGGTTAAAGCAACTGAATTGGGATAATGGAAATTTGCATACAAAAGTCGAGAAGTTGAAAATTGATTTGCAACAGGCACAGAGTCTGATTGATAGTAACCCTTTTGATTCATCCTTAAGATCTAAAGCAGCAAGCCTTTTAAAGGAATATGAAGAGGCAAAGTTGGATGAATTTAGGTTGTTACAACAAAAAACAAAGTTGGAGTGGCTTATGGATGGGGACAAGAATACAAAATTTTTCCATAGTGTGTTAAAAAGTAGAAAACAAAAGAGTTTTGTTAATAGTATTTGTGATGAGAGTGGAATGAGATACTATGATGAGCAAGTTGCTGAGCAGTGTGTCAAACACTTTACACAATTTTTAGGTAATAGTGCCAAAGTGAAGCCTGTGGAGGAATTGAGAGATGTGTTCACTAATGTTTTACCTAGTGAAGTGGCTAACAAAATGATAGCAAAGGTCACAGATGAAGAAGTCAAAAAAGCAATGTTTGATATAGATATGAATAAAGCTGCAGGGCCAGATGGCTACTCATCTTGTTTTTTCAGAAAAGCTTGGAACATTGTGGGGCCAGATGTGTGTGCAGCTGTAAAAGAGTTTTTTACCTCAGGAAAACTCCTTGGTGAGCTCAATGCAACTCTTATTGCTCTTATTCCAAAAATAGACACTCCAAATAAAGTATCAGATTTTAGGCctatagcatgttgtaatgttttgTACAAGTGCATAAGCAAGATCCTTACTAACAGAATCAAAGATGGATTGGATTTGATTGTGAGTAATAATCAGAGTGCTTTCATTCCTGGGAGGagtattcaagataatattatgcTCACTCAAGAGTTACTTAAAGGGTATAATAGGAGCAATGGTCCAAAGAGGTGTTCAATGAAAATTGATATTCAAAAAGCTTATGATACAATTGAATGGAGTTTTTAAGAGAAAATATTGATCAAGTTTGGATTCCATGAAAAAATGGTGAATTGGATAATGACTTGTGTGACCACAACCACCTTTTCAGTGTGTGTTAATGGGGGTATTCATGGATTTTTTAAAGGAGGGAGAGGTTTAAGGCAGGGTGATCCTATTTCACCATATTTGTTTACATTAGTAATGGAGGTATTCAACTTGATAATGGTTAAAAAGACATCCAGTAATCCAGAGTTCAAGTATCATTCTGGGTGCAAACTTATGAAACTAACTCATTTAAGTTTTGCTGATGATTTGTTGGTGCTCTGTCATGGGGATGATGGGTCTGTTAAAGTGGTTAAGGAGAGTCTGGATTTATTTAGCCAGGTTTCAGGTTTATACCCAAATCTATCTAAAAGCACAATATTCTTTGGTAGTATTCATATTGGTATGAGAATGAAAATACTGGATATAATGCCTCTTCCTGTTGGTAAGCTTCCTATGAGGTACTTGGGCATTCCATTACTGGCAAAAAAGTTAAGTGTTAGTGATTGTAAGAGCTTGATTgataaggttaaaaataaaatttgGCACTGGAGAAATAAGAGATTATCTTATGCTGGTAGGCTTCTGCTCATTAATTTTGTACTTAGTTCCATGCATGTCTATTGGGCTTCAGTATTCATGCTTCCTAAGTCAGTTTTGCATAGTATTGAAAAGGAATTAAAGAGTTTTTTGTGGTGTCAAGGGGGAAAAATCTAGGGTAAAGCAAAAATTGCCTGGAAAATTGTATGTACTCCTAAAGAGCAAGGTGGATTGGGTATAAAACCAATGAAGGAGTGGAATGAAGTACTACTAATGAAGCAGTTGTGGAAAATTATTGAAAGAAAGGAAAAAATTATTGAAAGAAAGGAAACTTTATGGTTTCAATGGGTGAATTTGGTCAAACTCAAAAAGAGAAGTATATGGGATATTCAAGTTGACTGTAATGACAGTTGGAATTGGAAGCAATTATTGGATATGAGGGATAAAATTAAGCATCATGTTCACTATGAGATTGGCAATGGGAAACAGACTTCAATATGGTTTGATAAGTGGAGTGTAGTGGGTGCCCTAGATCAAATTATATCAAGAAGGGAAAGATATAATATAAGATTTAAGGATGATTAGTCTGTGGAACAAAACAAGGAGTGTGTTGGGGATGAATGGCCTGAAGAGTGGACAATTAAATTCCCTTTAATGAATAGTATCATAATCCCAAATTTGAAGAATGTTGATGATCAGATACTGTGGATTTGTAATAATGGTACTAAGGTGCAATATTCTACTAAACAGGTCTGGAGGGATTTGAGACCTATTGTTGATACAAAAAGATGGTATCATGTAGTGTGGTTTACCCATATGATCCCTAAACATGCATTTATTTTTTGGCTAGCCATTTGGGACGGGTTATCAACAAAAGTCAGAGTTCAAAAATGGAATCCAATGGTTGATGATAAATGTTGCTTATGTGATCAAGTTAGTGAGTCAGTTGAACATCTATTTTTTAGATGTGATTATTCTAAAGTTCTATGGGAAAGAATGAAGAGTAAACTGCTATTCAAGGGTTTAACAGATAAATTGCAGGAGATGGTTGAAACTTTGTCAAATTATCCCTACAAGAATCAAATTTGGAATATAATCAATAGATTGGTTATTGCTGCAGCAGTTTATTTTGTATGGCAAGAGAGAAATCTAAGAATTCTTCAAGGGAAAAAGAGGAATGTGCAGGATTTGGTTGAATATGCTCAAAGTTATATTCGAGTCAAAATGTTGACTTTTAAAGTCAACAATTCTGCTGCAGTTGCAAAAGCCGAAGAAATATGGGGTGTGCAGTTTAAAAGGAAGTAATTCTATATGTTTAGATATAGGATCTGTGTATTGTTTGTATCCAGCCATTTGGCTTTGTTTTAGGGTTGGGGTATATCCTGCCTGATGTATGTTGCTTTGTGTTCAATGAAATAATATTTAAtttgccaaaaaaaataaaaaaataaaataataataataataataataactatataaatataatttatcccTATAATTTAAATACTTTATtatatatcataaataataatttatcattatcattaaaattatttattattattatttctattattattatcattattattactttttttattattaataatattatcaaattattattattaatatatttattaataattaatatcaattaaaaaaagTCAAAAACAATGTAACTGATTATATATTCTAAAACAATTAATTCAATGTTATTTTTGGACTTTCATCCGAATTATAATCAACCATTATCAGTTCTTGATTTAtttgaaaacgaaaaaaaaattaaacaaacacAGCTATATGCTATTCGCGACTGtcccaaaaaaaaattgattttcgaatTTGATCACGTAATGAacaatgattataacatgaaatagtttttaaatcgttcatataaactattggaatcatcaatttaactcaaaacaccaaaataagttcgaattttaccatgaacacctcgtttgactttttgaaatttaagtttgactcgaaaattcgaactcgatattaggaattgggttttgaaactttgcagttagtttaaATAAGAGATTTCTAACATGactgcatttatggattttgaaaaaCAATACGAAATTGAGATTTTGATTTAAACGTGACATAAAGAGgtatcgaaaagaaaaaaaaatataaaaataaattatatttatatagttattattattattattattattatatataataaagtatttaaatttttttctatttttttagaaattaaaaatatataaattacggAGTATAAAAAAATTTGCGTCAGTGGTCCCTCTATTtaagtgaagaagatgaagaagaagaagtgaaaaggacgattttaccctcacatgcaagtcaCATGACAAGGGTTAACGGACTTTTTTAACGAAAAGTTGACGGAGGGACACTGTATCTTTAAATGTGATAATGGGGGGATGCTGTAAGCAGGAAAAAAAACGAAGGGACGCTGTCCACTTTTTGGAGTATAATCGAGGGACCAACGGCTCAAAAAAGTCAATTTCAAACTTTAATAGTTTATAACTAGTAAAATGGGCCTGCGCGATGCCGTGGGGCCTTTCGagttgcgtattcatagttaacggagcgttaTGTATCTATAGAAGTAAAAACGTTTTGCTACGGGTGTTTTTTGATACACGTAGTTAGTACgtaggtgtgtatatgtattgaatatatccgaggtatttagcgtttttttagaagtgtccgttttgcgtatagttagtcccgttgtgatcgcaagatttttttgagttgaacggtgggttcgaaaaaatttaacgcggggcgagcggaaagatatgtcCCGTTAAAATACGGGTGAAGTTTGATTAagttttttaattaaaataataagtttCATTTTACACCCCTGATATGGGAatctaatttaaaattttgaaatagTTTGAGGGGGTGTTTGGTTTTTCCCCTCTTTTGGCCCATATTGTCGTTTTTACCCAAAATTGGGTGGGAATAGGGCCAAAACGACCAAAAGTTTAGTCCCCCAATATTGTCGTTTTTACCCAAAATTGGGTGGGAATGGGGccaaaacgaccaaaagtttggtcCCCATTAGTATAGAGTAGAAATGACTATATAACTTGTTTACTTATTTACACTTCCAAAGTCTTTCAACTTGCTATTTTACACCTCAAAATTAACAT
This genomic interval carries:
- the LOC139900239 gene encoding uncharacterized protein, which gives rise to MNSIIIPNLKNVDDQILWICNNGTKVQYSTKQVWRDLRPIVDTKRWYHVVWFTHMIPKHAFIFWLAIWDGLSTKVRVQKWNPMVDDKCCLCDQVSESVEHLFFRCDYSKVLWERMKSKLLFKGLTDKLQEMVETLSNYPYKNQIWNIINRLVIAAAVYFVWQERNLRILQGKKRNVQDLVEYAQSYIRVKMLTFKVNNSAAVAKAEEIWGVQFKRK